A window of the Henckelia pumila isolate YLH828 chromosome 3, ASM3356847v2, whole genome shotgun sequence genome harbors these coding sequences:
- the LOC140892355 gene encoding uncharacterized protein, with the protein MAASVQFRPQNRNLGMVMREVDEDLAIFLGMRNVEKERGEYLVKDSDELDESAEQKSDRTVLEPNGLELEIVQSAADENSLNLEIDENDYDWLYAQPDSTIHPSEALAVKDSELSLTEITNGGGIALKSEWSTTNSTDCVASANNKPLSSGDRRKTPRAATPTRGKSALPEKSKSSRAPTPTSKPTLLPSKPTSANSRSSTPVRTTPLSSTPVGRLSMPASSKPAPRSTTPTCKPATALSTSVVSGSVRKMGSATVKNLVFRTSNPSEILSLSHDASENPKILMPKRTVSASRGRPNGHAPNSSCNVKRRQKSCSPAKIRTPITNTAHKNRSLIQSRSRGHSNGDDDVNPILIGSKMVERVVNMRKLAPPKQDEHSSHDTSKKSFHDNSGFGRSLSKKSLDMAIRHMDIRRTIPDDLRTIATRVLSSVSAKYASAGNTESPLTSSSDSSKSSIYNSSHFLDGSETEDSVSIDSKHSTASSH; encoded by the exons ATGGCT GCCTCCGTACAGTTTAGGCCACAAAACAGAAATCTTGGAATGGTCATGAGGGAAGTAGATGAAGATCTGGCTATTTTTTTGGGAATGAGGAACGTTGAAAAGGAGAGGGGTGAATATCTTGTTAAGGACTCTGATGAACTTGATGAGTCAGCCG AGCAAAAGTCGGATCGAACCGTTTTGGAACCAAATGGTTTAGAGCTCGAGATTGTTCAGAGTGCAGCTGATGAAAATTCCCTCAATTTGGAGATTGATGAGAATGATTATGATTG GCTTTATGCACAACCCGATTCCACTATACATCCTTCGGAAGCGTTGGCAGTAAAAGATTCGGAGTTGAGTTTAACCGAAATTACAAATGGTGGAGGTATTGCACTGAAATCTGAG TGGTCTACAACCAACAGTACCGACTGTGTTGCTTCTGCGAACAATAAGCCTTTATCATCAGGTGATCGAAGAAAGACCCCTAGAGCAGCAACACCCACTAGAGGAAAATCAGCTCTGCCTGAAAAATCGAAGTCCTCTCGTGCTCCCACGCCTACATCCAAGCCGACACTACTTCCTTCCAAGCCAACGTCTGCTAATTCGAGATCCTCTACCCCTGTGAGAACCACGCCACTCTCGTCAACTCCGGTTGGCAGGCTATCTATGCCGGCCAGTTCAAAGCCTGCACCAAGGTCTACTACACCTACATGTAAACCAGCCACTGCATTGTCCACTTCTGTTGTATCTGGTTCTGTGAGAAAAATGGGCTCTGCTACTGTGAAAAATCTAGTATTTAGGACGTCGAACCCCTCAGAGATTCTGTCTTTGTCACACGATGCCTCTGAGAATCCGAAAATTCTGATGCCTAAAAGGACAGTTTCGGCTTCCAGGGGAAGGCCGAATGGACATGCTCCTAATTCGTCTTGTAACGTAAAAAGAAGGCAAAAGTCATGCTCTCCTGCTAAAATACGGACTCCAATTACTAACACTGCTCATAAAAATAGGAGCCTTATACAATCAAGAAGTCGAGGACATAGCAACGGGGACGATGATGTGAATCCTATATTGATAGGTTCGAAAATGGTTGAAAGAGTAGTAAACATGAGGAAACTAGCTCCACCCAAACAAGATGAACACTCATCTCATGATACCTCCAAGAAATCCTTCCATGACAATTCGGGCTTCGGAAGATCACTCTCGAAGAAGTCTCTAGACATGGCTATAAGGCATATG GATATTCGACGAACCATTCCTGACGACTTGCGCACCATAGCAACTCGTGTTTTATCTTCTGTCTCTGCTAAATATGCATCAGCTGGCAATACAGAATCACCTCTAACATCGAGCAGCGACAGTTCCAAGTCCAGCATCTATAACAGTTCGCACTTTCTTGATGGGAGTGAGACAGAGGACAGTGTTTCCATTGATAGCAAACACTCGACTGCCTCAAGCCATTAA